The following is a genomic window from Dehalococcoidia bacterium.
CGCCGGAAGGAGCCTCCATTATTACAGGGGGTTTGAGGAAGTAAAATCATCCGCACCTATTTTCTGAGACTAAACCTCACAGAATCGAAATCTGGGCGTTTCCCTGGGTGGTGAATAGGTTTCTACCTTTGTTTTAGGAGAGGGGGACACCCGGGGTGAGGTTAAGCGGATTTGAACCGCTTGGCCCCCAAAACGGTTAATTAAAATTAACGGATTCTGGAGAAAAACGTTAATTATATTTTACACTTGGCCAGCGGGGGGCTGCCGGCCGTCTTATGTATGTATGTATCTGTCACTCTATCTGTCAATCCATCTGTCAATCTATGCCGGCGGCTGCCGCATGACAATGTGAATCATAGGGTGCATCACATCACTCAACGTATGATGCACTTTATGGCGCCATGGACCGCCCAGCTCGGGAAAGAAATAGTTGGCGATCGGCAACAATTAATCCCCTTCCCCTTGCCAAGGGGAAAAGGGTAGCTCCCCCTAAAATTTTATCAACGGTCGTAAATATTTTTGTCTAAACTTATTGACAAATAACCTAACAAAGGCTATAGTATTTTTTATGGATATTAAGAGTATTAGGGAAAAGCTCAATCTTACCCAAGAGCAGATGGCGCATAAGCTTGGTGTCTCTTGGGCCACGGTTGCCCGCTGGGAAAGAGGGAAAGGGGAGCCTTCTCCTCTCGCCCAGAAAGCGATAGACGATTTACTAAAGGAGACTGAGGAGAAACCAAGTGACTAGAGAAGGGGGTGATAGATTTCAGCAGTGGAGTAATTTCAGCCGACCAAAATCTAAGTAAAGGAGTTTATCGATGAAAAAGAAAATATTTTTAATCCCGCTGGCGTTGTTGTTAATCGCGAGCTTGGTTGCTTGTGCGGCGCCAGCTCCGACTCCCGCTCCTGCTCCGACTCCCGCTCCTGCACCCGCACCAGCGCCGGCTCCTGCTCCAGCTCCAGCCCCAGCTCCTACACCGGCGCCCGCCCCAGTGCCAGCCCCGGCTCCAGCGCCAGCAGCGCCTGCGGAGGTAATTACTTGGATCGGACAGTCATCTCGGCCCACTGGCATACCCGAGTATGAATCGTTTGCTAGGCTGTGTGCCCGTATTACTGAAGCCAGCGGGGGACGCCTAGTATGGAAAGCCAATCCTGCCGGTTCTATTTGCCCAGCGACCGAGGAGTGGAAGGGAGTCCATACCGGCGTTCTCGACTTTGGTTCTGGCGGTGGCTCCTATTCGAACGCCGAGATTCGCTTTGGTACCATGATATCGCAAAGGTGTGGTGGCATACCCCCTCTGCCTCATTACATCTGGATGGAGACTATAGGTTCCGACCTGATAAATGAGTGGTACGTGAAAATGGGCTTTGATATGCTCGATATGAGGGGTGGCGGTTTCCACGGTACGTCCGAGGTATTCGGCCACTTTGGCAAGGAGCTGAAAGTCCCTGAGGACCTCAAGGGGCTGAAAATGCGATGCTCCGGCGACGGCGGCGCGATTCTGGCACGAATGGGCGTTGGCTCGGTCTTCATGCCTTTGGGTGAGATCTTTGAAGCCATGCAGCGCGGCGTCATTGACGCCTTCGAATGCAGTTCCCCAGCTAGTAACTGGGCATATGGCTTGAATGAAGTGGGCGAGTATGTCTACCTCTCTCCCCTTCGCGCTCCTACCGAGTTTTCTCAGCTTTTGGTCAAGCCGAGCAAGTGGGAACAGTTACCAGATGACCTCAAGTTGATCGTTGAGGACTGCGCGCGAGCAGAGGCACTTAGGTACCACTGTGAGCTCATAGTTGCCGATCAGGAAGCACTTCAGAAGTTCGCGGACTACGGCAACATCGTGCAGAAGCTGCCGGCTGTAATAGAAGATGCTTTCGTCGAAGAAGCTAATATTTACATGGCTGAGCAAGCTGCCAAGTATCCTGAAGCCAAGTCAGTACTGGAGTCCATGGTCGCCTTTGCTAAGGTGTACGATGACCTGTGGGGGCTTCCCGATTGGGCCAAATAGTTAAAGCCTCATAAGGCCGGTTCTACTTAATGCCGGTATACCCCGCTCCGGGAATAAACCCGGAGTGGGGTGTAATAAAACGAAGAAAGCCGACAATTGAATATGAGAAAAATAATAAAGGCGATTGATACTACCAATGAATGGACGGGAAGGTCGGTGCGCTGGCTTGTCATCTTCCTTATAGTGGTTATTTGCTCCGAAGTGTTCATGAGGTATGTCTTAAACATGCCCACGATTCAAGGGCCGGTGATCGCCAGCTTCACTGGAGCCGCTCTATATTCCCTTTCCTGGGGGTATATCCACCTCTACCGCCGGCACATTAGAGTGGATGTTTTGTATGCACGATTTCCAACAAGGGGGAAAGCCATCATTGACGTGGTTTGTGCCGTCCTGTTTCTCATCCCACTGATCGGTTTGATGTGCTATGCCGGCTGGTGGTGGACCTGGTACGCCTGGTCAACCACCGAGAGGTCGGGCATGACCTTCTGGTACCCGATAACCGGACCGATAAGAACTATAGTATTTATCGGGTTCATTTTATTCGCACTTCAGGGCCTTGCCCAATTCTATCGTGACATATACTTGCTGGTGAGGAGTAAGCCCTATGATTGATATCAGTTCAGAACTGGTTACCTTCGTCATGCTCGGTGGCATCCTGGTCGGGGTTCTGATTGGTTACCCTCTAGCTATCGTCGTCGGCGGCATCGGCATTGTTATGGGAATTCTCCTCTTCGGAGTAGACTGCTCACTTCAGCTCATTTACCAGCGTCTTTTCGAATTAATCAATAACTACATCCTGCTGGCGGTGCCCGGTTTTATTTTCCTGGGCATCATGCTGGGATACTCGGGCATAACCGAAAGAATGTTTGGTGCCATGTATCTGTGGCTCAGCGGATTTAGGGGCGGACTGGCCATAATCACCATATTACTCGGCACCATTTTAGCCGCCTGCGTGGGCATAATTGGCGCCTCAGTCACGGCGCTGGCCATCATCGCCCTTCCCCAAATGATCAATCGAGGTTACAATAAATCTTTAGCCTGTGGCGCCGTCTGTGCTGGCGGCACCCTGGGCATCCTGATTCCTCCCAGCATTATGCTGGTGGTCTACGGGCCAATGGCAGCACTCTCGGTAGGCAAACTGTTTTTTGGCGCCTTTTGTCCCGGATTTATGCTTTCCGCTATGTACTGTACCTACATCGCCATTCACAGCTTTATCAAACCAAAGATAGCACCACCCGTGCCCTTAGAGGAAAGGGCA
Proteins encoded in this region:
- a CDS encoding helix-turn-helix transcriptional regulator, translating into MDIKSIREKLNLTQEQMAHKLGVSWATVARWERGKGEPSPLAQKAIDDLLKETEEKPSD
- the dctP gene encoding TRAP transporter substrate-binding protein DctP is translated as MKKKIFLIPLALLLIASLVACAAPAPTPAPAPTPAPAPAPAPAPAPAPAPAPTPAPAPVPAPAPAPAAPAEVITWIGQSSRPTGIPEYESFARLCARITEASGGRLVWKANPAGSICPATEEWKGVHTGVLDFGSGGGSYSNAEIRFGTMISQRCGGIPPLPHYIWMETIGSDLINEWYVKMGFDMLDMRGGGFHGTSEVFGHFGKELKVPEDLKGLKMRCSGDGGAILARMGVGSVFMPLGEIFEAMQRGVIDAFECSSPASNWAYGLNEVGEYVYLSPLRAPTEFSQLLVKPSKWEQLPDDLKLIVEDCARAEALRYHCELIVADQEALQKFADYGNIVQKLPAVIEDAFVEEANIYMAEQAAKYPEAKSVLESMVAFAKVYDDLWGLPDWAK
- a CDS encoding TRAP transporter small permease subunit; translated protein: MRKIIKAIDTTNEWTGRSVRWLVIFLIVVICSEVFMRYVLNMPTIQGPVIASFTGAALYSLSWGYIHLYRRHIRVDVLYARFPTRGKAIIDVVCAVLFLIPLIGLMCYAGWWWTWYAWSTTERSGMTFWYPITGPIRTIVFIGFILFALQGLAQFYRDIYLLVRSKPYD